The proteins below come from a single Serratia ficaria genomic window:
- the rimM gene encoding ribosome maturation factor RimM (Essential for efficient processing of 16S rRNA) → MSKQLKPVAPKQPIVLGKMGSTYGIRGWLRVFSSTENAESIFDYQPWFIQQAGQWQLVELEDWKRHSQDLIIKVKGIDDRDAANLLTNREIMVDSEQLPPLEGDDYYWKDLMGCQVVTTTGYELGKVVDMMETGSNDVMVVKANLKDAFGMKERLIPFLHGQVIKKVDLAARVIEADWDPGF, encoded by the coding sequence ATGAGCAAGCAACTCAAACCGGTAGCACCTAAGCAGCCGATCGTACTCGGTAAAATGGGGTCTACTTACGGCATTCGTGGTTGGCTCAGAGTGTTTTCATCCACCGAGAACGCCGAAAGCATTTTTGACTATCAGCCCTGGTTTATCCAGCAGGCGGGTCAGTGGCAGCTTGTCGAGTTGGAAGACTGGAAGCGCCACAGTCAGGATCTGATCATCAAGGTCAAAGGCATTGACGATCGGGACGCGGCGAATCTGCTGACTAATCGCGAGATTATGGTGGATTCTGAGCAACTTCCTCCGCTGGAGGGTGATGATTACTACTGGAAAGACCTTATGGGCTGCCAGGTAGTCACCACCACCGGCTACGAACTGGGTAAAGTCGTCGATATGATGGAAACCGGTTCGAACGATGTGATGGTTGTGAAAGCGAACCTGAAAGATGCGTTCGGCATGAAGGAGCGGTTGATTCCGTTTCTTCATGGGCAGGTTATCAAGAAAGTCGATCTCGCTGCTCGAGTTATCGAAGCAGATTGGGATCCTGGTTTTTGA
- the rplS gene encoding 50S ribosomal protein L19 has translation MSNIIKQLEQEQMKQDVPAFRPGDSLEVKVWVVEGSKKRLQAFEGVVIAIRNRGLHSAFTVRKISNGEGVERVFQTHSPVIDSITVKRRGAVRKAKLYYLRERTGKAARIKERLNRVG, from the coding sequence ATGAGCAACATTATTAAGCAACTCGAACAAGAGCAGATGAAGCAAGACGTACCTGCATTCCGTCCAGGTGATTCCCTGGAAGTTAAGGTATGGGTCGTTGAAGGCAGCAAAAAACGTCTGCAGGCATTCGAGGGCGTGGTTATCGCTATCCGTAACCGCGGTCTGCACTCTGCATTCACTGTTCGTAAGATTTCCAACGGCGAAGGTGTTGAGCGCGTATTCCAGACTCACTCCCCAGTAATCGACAGCATTACTGTTAAACGTCGTGGTGCCGTTCGTAAAGCCAAACTGTACTACCTGCGTGAGCGTACTGGTAAGGCTGCTCGTATCAAAGAGCGCCTGAACCGCGTAGGCTAA
- a CDS encoding DNA-binding transcriptional regulator has protein sequence MMHCPLCGNVAHTRSSRYLSESTKERYHQCQNINCSCTFATHESVARVIVKPGDIIPAQPHPEKSKQRAAAL, from the coding sequence ATGATGCACTGTCCACTCTGCGGTAACGTGGCCCATACTCGCTCCAGCCGCTACCTGAGCGAATCGACCAAGGAACGCTATCATCAATGCCAGAACATTAACTGCAGCTGCACTTTCGCCACGCACGAGTCCGTCGCGCGGGTGATAGTCAAACCGGGGGACATCATTCCGGCGCAGCCGCACCCGGAGAAAAGCAAGCAGCGCGCCGCGGCGCTGTAA
- the trmD gene encoding tRNA (guanosine(37)-N1)-methyltransferase TrmD — protein MFIGIVSLFPEMFRAITDYGVTGRAVKNGLLSVQCWSPRDFTYDRHRTVDDRPYGGGPGMLMMVQPLREAIHAAKAAAGEGAKVIYLSPQGRKLDQTGVCELATHQKMILVCGRYEGIDERVIQTEIDEEWSIGDYVLSGGELPAMTLIDSVARFIPGVLGHQASAEEDSFADGLLDCPHYTRPEVLEGMEVPPVLLSGNHAEIRRWRLKQSLGRTWLRRPELLESLALTDEQAVLLAEFQREHQARQQDYEGNV, from the coding sequence GTGTTCATTGGTATTGTAAGCCTGTTTCCCGAGATGTTCCGCGCAATCACCGATTACGGAGTGACGGGCCGGGCAGTAAAAAATGGCCTGCTGAGCGTGCAGTGTTGGAGTCCGCGTGACTTCACCTACGACCGGCATCGTACCGTGGACGATCGCCCATACGGCGGCGGCCCGGGAATGCTGATGATGGTGCAACCCTTGCGGGAAGCCATTCATGCAGCGAAAGCAGCGGCAGGCGAGGGAGCAAAGGTGATTTATCTGTCACCTCAGGGGCGCAAGCTGGATCAAACCGGCGTGTGCGAACTGGCGACCCATCAGAAGATGATTCTGGTGTGCGGTCGCTACGAAGGGATAGACGAGCGCGTGATCCAAACCGAAATTGACGAAGAATGGTCAATCGGCGATTACGTTCTCAGCGGCGGGGAACTGCCGGCGATGACCCTGATTGATTCAGTCGCCCGATTCATACCGGGTGTGCTGGGCCATCAGGCCTCAGCGGAAGAAGATTCTTTCGCCGACGGATTGCTGGACTGCCCGCACTATACCCGCCCCGAGGTGTTGGAAGGGATGGAGGTTCCGCCGGTTCTGCTGTCGGGCAACCATGCCGAGATACGTCGCTGGCGCTTAAAGCAGTCGCTGGGCCGTACCTGGCTTAGAAGACCTGAACTTCTAGAAAGCCTAGCTCTGACTGACGAGCAAGCGGTGTTGCTGGCTGAGTTCCAACGGGAACATCAGGCCAGGCAACAGGACTATGAAGGGAACGTCTGA
- a CDS encoding DUF481 domain-containing protein — protein MLSLRARRAIPLYICCLTTITSVSAFADNTLFTAMDDPATAKKPFEGNVQAGYNAQSGNSQSSTLLANTNMTWFNSDAAYSLWGAANNTTSSNVRSSEKYQAGGRTRYNLTDRNYLFGQASWLSDRFNGYDSRSTLTGGYGRQILNGPLSDLRVELGPGVRHDEYHGGGRATKALAYGAANYSYQLTDNTKFIQGVSALANEETTLNSESALNVAINDKFSLRVAYTVTYNSKPPASAPKNTDTTTSVTLVYGL, from the coding sequence ATGCTCTCTTTACGCGCTCGTCGCGCTATTCCGCTGTATATTTGCTGCTTAACGACCATCACCAGTGTTTCAGCCTTTGCCGACAATACGCTTTTCACCGCGATGGACGATCCGGCCACCGCCAAGAAGCCGTTTGAAGGCAACGTTCAAGCGGGTTACAACGCCCAGTCCGGCAACTCGCAAAGCTCTACCTTGCTGGCCAACACCAACATGACCTGGTTCAACAGCGACGCGGCGTACAGCCTGTGGGGGGCGGCCAACAACACCACCTCCTCCAACGTGCGCTCATCCGAAAAATACCAGGCCGGCGGCCGTACCCGCTACAACCTGACCGACCGCAACTATCTGTTTGGCCAGGCCAGCTGGCTGAGCGATCGCTTCAACGGTTACGATTCACGCTCCACGCTGACCGGCGGTTACGGTCGCCAGATCCTCAACGGGCCGCTCAGCGATCTGCGGGTGGAATTGGGTCCCGGCGTGCGTCATGACGAATACCATGGCGGCGGTCGCGCCACCAAAGCGCTGGCCTACGGCGCGGCCAACTATTCCTATCAGCTGACTGACAACACCAAGTTTATCCAGGGCGTCTCCGCGCTGGCGAACGAAGAAACCACGCTGAACTCGGAAAGCGCCCTGAACGTGGCGATTAACGATAAATTCTCGCTGCGCGTGGCCTACACCGTGACCTACAACAGCAAACCGCCGGCCTCGGCGCCAAAGAACACCGATACCACCACCTCGGTAACGCTGGTCTACGGCCTGTAG
- a CDS encoding 3-deoxy-7-phosphoheptulonate synthase, whose product MQKDALNNVHISAEQVLITPEELKNQFPLSADDENEIASARKTIADILQGRDHRLLVVCGPCSIHDPDAALDYARHLKTLAAELSDRLYIVMRVYFEKPRTTVGWKGLINDPYMDGSFDVEAGLHIARRLLLDLVGMGLPLATEALDPNSPQYLGDLFSWSAIGARTTESQTHREMASGLSMPVGFKNGTDGSLGTAINAMRAAAMPHRFVGINQAGQVCLLQTQGNPDGHVILRGGKTPNYSAEHVAACEKQMLDAGLHPSLMIDCSHGNSNKDYRRQPAVAESVVEQIKAGNRSITGIMLESHLHEGNQSSEQPRADMRYGVSVTDACINWESTETLLRHMHQELGAALTARTGE is encoded by the coding sequence ATGCAAAAAGACGCGCTCAATAACGTACACATCAGTGCCGAACAGGTTTTAATCACGCCGGAAGAGCTGAAGAACCAGTTCCCGCTCAGCGCCGACGATGAAAATGAAATCGCCTCCGCGCGCAAAACCATCGCCGATATTCTGCAGGGGCGCGATCACCGCCTGCTGGTGGTGTGCGGGCCCTGTTCCATCCACGATCCGGATGCGGCGCTGGATTACGCCCGTCATTTGAAAACCCTGGCGGCTGAATTGAGCGATCGGCTGTATATCGTTATGCGCGTCTATTTTGAAAAACCCAGAACCACTGTCGGCTGGAAAGGCTTGATCAACGATCCTTACATGGATGGTTCGTTTGACGTTGAGGCCGGTTTGCACATCGCGCGTCGCCTGCTGCTGGACCTGGTGGGCATGGGCCTGCCGTTGGCGACCGAAGCCCTGGATCCCAACAGCCCGCAATACCTCGGCGATCTGTTCAGCTGGTCGGCCATTGGCGCGCGCACCACTGAATCGCAGACGCACCGCGAGATGGCCTCGGGCCTGTCGATGCCGGTCGGTTTCAAAAACGGCACCGACGGCAGTCTGGGCACCGCCATCAACGCCATGCGCGCCGCCGCCATGCCGCACCGTTTCGTCGGTATCAACCAGGCGGGGCAGGTGTGCCTGTTGCAGACCCAGGGCAACCCGGACGGCCACGTGATCCTGCGCGGCGGCAAGACGCCAAACTACAGCGCTGAACACGTTGCGGCCTGCGAAAAACAGATGCTGGATGCGGGACTCCATCCGTCCTTGATGATAGATTGCAGCCATGGCAACTCGAATAAAGATTATCGCCGTCAGCCGGCGGTTGCCGAGTCCGTGGTTGAGCAGATCAAAGCGGGCAACCGTTCGATCACCGGCATCATGCTGGAAAGCCACCTGCATGAAGGCAACCAGTCTTCCGAGCAGCCGCGTGCGGACATGCGTTACGGCGTTTCCGTTACCGACGCCTGCATCAACTGGGAGAGCACGGAGACCCTGCTGCGCCATATGCATCAGGAACTCGGCGCTGCGCTGACGGCCCGCACTGGAGAGTAG
- a CDS encoding lysozyme encodes MSAIAKRCSIAAVLAIAMLLPQAAELKTSEAGLRLIADLEGCQLSPYQCSAGIWTQGIGHTAGVVPGAIINEHRAAADLVADVRRTERGMAACLPPDLPQETYDAIIAFAFNVGVKAACGSTLVYFLRQHQWRQACDQLPRWVYVKGKTNKGLERRRATERALCLKGIEAT; translated from the coding sequence ATGAGTGCAATCGCTAAACGCTGCAGCATCGCCGCCGTGCTGGCGATAGCCATGCTGCTGCCGCAGGCCGCAGAGCTGAAAACCTCAGAGGCCGGCCTCAGGCTGATCGCCGATCTGGAAGGATGCCAGCTTTCGCCCTATCAGTGCAGCGCCGGCATATGGACTCAGGGCATAGGCCATACCGCCGGCGTGGTGCCGGGTGCCATCATCAATGAACATCGAGCCGCGGCGGACTTAGTGGCTGACGTTCGGCGCACCGAGCGCGGTATGGCCGCCTGCCTGCCGCCGGATCTCCCGCAGGAGACCTATGATGCGATTATCGCCTTTGCCTTCAACGTCGGCGTCAAAGCCGCCTGCGGCTCTACGCTGGTTTACTTTCTTCGGCAACATCAATGGCGGCAAGCCTGCGACCAGTTGCCACGCTGGGTTTATGTCAAGGGCAAGACCAACAAGGGACTGGAGCGACGACGTGCAACGGAACGCGCACTGTGCCTGAAAGGCATCGAGGCCACATGA
- a CDS encoding HP1 family phage holin, with amino-acid sequence MEKITSFITYAMALFLAWLGKLSPQDIAFLVGAAVGIGTFLVNWYYRRKSLQVLKAIERDAASRGRIYDECNR; translated from the coding sequence ATGGAGAAGATCACCTCATTTATCACCTATGCCATGGCGTTGTTTCTCGCCTGGCTGGGCAAGCTTTCACCCCAGGATATCGCCTTTCTGGTAGGCGCAGCGGTAGGTATCGGCACCTTCCTGGTGAACTGGTATTACCGGCGCAAAAGCCTGCAGGTATTGAAGGCCATCGAGCGCGACGCGGCATCACGGGGGAGGATCTACGATGAGTGCAATCGCTAA